One Eurosta solidaginis isolate ZX-2024a chromosome 5, ASM4086904v1, whole genome shotgun sequence DNA segment encodes these proteins:
- the LOC137252057 gene encoding T-complex protein 1 subunit zeta-like yields MPNPISVFIENQNSAGGAFITNEQGLLPTLVTTKCVVEDEGKSTPRYVRYRYLKSMFCFDLSSLQVSLYCIPATADLLKTTALSITLTVPPMARTVEGEYRIRKLVMLSCVFCTINKLNCDMFCAVRVPEEDLKRTMKGCGGAVMTTVNDINSSVLGQCDHFEERQVGGERFTIFQGVVNARPCTLILRGGAEQFLEETELRCMMP; encoded by the exons atgccaaatccgattagcgttttcattgaaaatcaaaatagcgctggtggtgcttttattactaacgaacagggtttattaccaacattggtgaccacaaaatgtGTGGTAGAAGATGAGGGCAAATCcacgccacgttacgttaggtatcgctaTTTGAAATCAATGTTTTGTTTTGATCTTTCTTCTCTGCAGgtctctttgtattgcatacctgcaacagctgatttattaaaaacaacagctttgtccattacacttaccgtcccaccaatggcacgaacggttgagggtgaatatagGATCAGAAAATTGGTGATGCTGAGTtgcgtattctgtacaataaacaaGCTAA attgtgatatgttctgtgctgttcgtgtaccagaagaagatttgaaacgtacaatgaaaggttgtggtggtgctgttatgactacagttaatgatattaattcaagtgttttgggtcaatgtgatcaCTTTGAAGAACggcaagttggtggtgaacgtttcaccattttccaag gtgtCGTTAATGCTAGACcttgtacattgattttacgtggcggtgccgaacaatttttggaagaaactgagcttcgttgcATGATGCCATAA